In Collimonas arenae, a single genomic region encodes these proteins:
- a CDS encoding glycosyltransferase — protein MKPELSVVIPVYNEESGLAKLFERLYPALDALGISYEILYVNDGSRDKSAAILAEQFRLRPDVTRVVLFNGNFGQHMAILAGFEATRGEIIVTLDADLQNPPEEIGNLVAKMREGYDYVGSIRRKRQDSAWRTVASKAMNVLREKITGIKMTDQGNMLRAYGRNVVDLINQCKEVNTFVPALAYTFARKQAEVVVEHEERSAGESKYSLYSLIRLNFDLVTGFSIVPLQLFSLIGIVLSFASAALFVILVVRRFLFGAEVQGVFTLFAFAFFLMGMILFGIGLVGEYVGRIYQQVRARPRYVVQAMLEQSSAEDKQAS, from the coding sequence ATGAAACCAGAACTCTCCGTCGTCATCCCGGTATACAACGAGGAATCGGGCCTCGCCAAACTGTTCGAGCGCCTCTACCCGGCGCTAGATGCACTTGGCATCAGCTATGAAATCCTGTACGTCAACGATGGCAGCCGCGACAAATCTGCGGCCATCCTGGCGGAACAGTTCCGGCTGCGGCCGGACGTTACCCGCGTCGTACTATTCAATGGCAATTTCGGCCAACACATGGCGATCCTGGCCGGCTTTGAAGCGACCCGCGGTGAAATTATCGTGACGCTCGACGCCGACCTGCAGAATCCGCCGGAGGAAATCGGCAATCTGGTCGCCAAGATGCGCGAAGGCTACGACTATGTCGGCTCGATCCGCCGCAAGCGCCAGGATTCTGCCTGGCGCACCGTCGCCTCCAAGGCCATGAATGTACTGCGTGAGAAAATCACCGGCATCAAGATGACCGACCAGGGCAACATGCTGCGCGCCTATGGCCGTAACGTAGTCGACCTGATCAACCAGTGCAAGGAAGTCAACACTTTTGTGCCAGCACTGGCCTACACCTTCGCCCGCAAGCAAGCCGAAGTGGTGGTCGAACATGAAGAACGCTCTGCCGGCGAATCGAAATATTCGCTGTATAGCCTGATCCGCTTGAATTTCGATCTGGTGACCGGCTTTTCCATCGTGCCGTTGCAGCTGTTTTCACTGATAGGGATTGTGTTGTCCTTCGCCTCGGCTGCGCTGTTCGTGATTCTGGTGGTACGCCGTTTCCTGTTCGGCGCCGAGGTCCAGGGTGTGTTCACCCTGTTCGCATTTGCCTTCTTCCTGATGGGCATGATCCTGTTCGGCATCGGCCTGGTCGGCGAATACGTCGGCCGCATCTACCAGCAAGTGCGAGCACGGCCGCGTTATGTGGTGCAAGCCATGCTGGAACAATCTTCGGCCGAGGACAAGCAAGCATCATGA
- a CDS encoding formyltransferase produces the protein MRAVVFAYHNVGVRCLKVLLARGVEVALVVTHEDNPQETIWFESVASLCRQHGIPTITPDDPATPALLAQVAALDPDFIFSFYYRNMLPVNLLALARHGAFNMHGSLLPKYRGRVPINWAVLHGETETGATLHEMAAKPDAGAIVAQTIVPILPDDTAYEVFGKVVVAAEQTLWNVLPAMLAGNTPKLPNNLAQGSYFGGRKPADGEIDWSQPAQQVYNLYRAVAPPYPGAWTIIKDKTFIIGKASLPTNQAADIPVNLPQGLAVVDNRIVGVCGDGRALLINQLLVNDQAVAPEALQNILL, from the coding sequence ATGAGAGCCGTCGTTTTCGCTTATCACAATGTCGGCGTGCGCTGCCTGAAAGTCTTGCTGGCGCGTGGCGTCGAGGTGGCGCTGGTCGTCACCCATGAAGACAATCCGCAAGAAACCATCTGGTTCGAATCGGTAGCGTCGCTGTGCCGGCAGCATGGCATTCCGACGATCACGCCGGACGACCCCGCTACGCCGGCATTGCTGGCGCAAGTGGCGGCCTTGGATCCTGACTTCATCTTCAGCTTTTACTACCGCAACATGTTGCCGGTGAACCTGCTGGCACTGGCCAGACACGGCGCCTTCAATATGCACGGCTCCCTGTTACCGAAATACCGCGGTCGCGTGCCGATCAACTGGGCAGTGCTGCACGGCGAAACCGAAACCGGCGCCACCTTGCATGAGATGGCCGCCAAGCCCGATGCAGGCGCCATCGTCGCTCAAACCATTGTGCCGATCCTGCCCGACGATACCGCCTACGAGGTATTCGGCAAGGTCGTGGTAGCCGCCGAGCAGACCTTATGGAATGTTTTGCCAGCCATGTTGGCAGGGAATACGCCAAAGCTGCCAAATAATCTGGCGCAAGGCAGCTATTTCGGCGGGCGCAAGCCAGCCGACGGCGAAATCGACTGGAGCCAGCCGGCGCAGCAAGTCTACAACCTGTATCGTGCAGTAGCGCCGCCCTATCCCGGTGCCTGGACAATTATCAAAGACAAAACTTTCATTATTGGAAAGGCAAGCCTTCCTACCAACCAGGCCGCTGATATACCGGTAAATTTGCCTCAAGGCTTGGCGGTAGTGGATAATCGCATTGTTGGCGTCTGCGGCGATGGCCGCGCGCTGTTGATTAACCAATTGCTGGTGAATGACCAAGCTGTCGCACCGGAAGCATTGCAAAACATCCTTTTATAA
- a CDS encoding Mth938-like domain-containing protein, whose amino-acid sequence MKLHTTSTQQYQTVTAYDDKGVEINTIRYERSLLVLPESAPVIWPVSSFEALDPEHFAHIDSTRPDVVILGTGQRQRFVHPKLTAVLTARRIGVECMDNQAACRTYNILMAEGRKVALALIFDTNKETIQDA is encoded by the coding sequence ATGAAGCTACACACCACCTCTACCCAGCAATATCAGACGGTCACGGCCTACGACGACAAGGGCGTGGAAATCAACACCATCCGCTATGAACGCAGCTTGCTGGTGCTGCCGGAATCTGCGCCGGTGATTTGGCCCGTCAGCAGCTTCGAAGCCCTCGACCCCGAACATTTCGCCCATATTGATAGCACACGGCCCGATGTCGTGATACTCGGCACCGGTCAGCGCCAACGTTTCGTCCATCCGAAACTGACTGCTGTGCTGACCGCTCGCCGCATCGGCGTCGAATGCATGGATAACCAGGCCGCCTGCCGGACTTACAATATTTTGATGGCCGAAGGACGTAAAGTCGCCCTGGCCCTGATTTTCGATACCAACAAGGAAACCATCCAAGATGCGTGA
- a CDS encoding DegT/DnrJ/EryC1/StrS family aminotransferase codes for MSQQPFLPFAKPTIDEATIAAVGDVLRSGWITSGPKVAAFETQLSEYFGGRPVRTFNSGTCTMEIALRIAGIGAGDEVITTPISWVATANVIIETGATPVFADIDPVTRNIDLAQVEAAITPRTKAIIPVYLSGLPVDMDRLYALAKKYNLRVVEDAAQALGSTWNGQRIGAFGDFVSFSFQANKNITSSEGGCLVLNNAEEARLAEKYRLQGVTRSGFDGLDVDVLGGKFNMTDVAAAIGLGQFAHIDAITAHRRELAQHYFTCFGSDFEVQYGAQLPVADFDNSNWHMFQLVLPERKDGKPARATFMEQMQALGVGIGYHYPAIHLLSMYRARGFKEGMFPVAEKVGRLIVSLPMFNVMTKNDVERSVSAVKSVLNKINS; via the coding sequence ATGAGCCAACAACCATTCCTGCCGTTTGCCAAACCAACCATCGACGAAGCCACCATCGCAGCGGTGGGCGACGTCTTGCGTTCCGGCTGGATTACCAGCGGTCCCAAGGTGGCGGCATTCGAAACGCAGTTGTCAGAATATTTCGGTGGCCGTCCGGTGCGCACTTTCAATTCCGGTACCTGCACCATGGAAATCGCGCTGCGCATCGCCGGCATCGGCGCTGGCGATGAGGTCATCACCACGCCGATTTCCTGGGTCGCCACCGCTAACGTGATTATCGAAACCGGCGCTACGCCAGTCTTTGCCGATATCGATCCGGTCACCCGTAATATCGACCTGGCGCAGGTCGAGGCTGCCATCACGCCACGCACCAAGGCCATCATCCCGGTCTACCTGTCTGGCCTGCCCGTTGATATGGATCGCCTGTATGCGTTGGCAAAAAAATATAATCTGCGCGTCGTGGAAGACGCCGCCCAAGCGCTAGGCTCAACCTGGAACGGGCAGCGCATTGGCGCTTTCGGCGACTTTGTCTCATTCAGCTTCCAGGCCAACAAGAACATCACCTCATCCGAAGGCGGTTGCCTGGTGCTGAACAATGCCGAAGAAGCGCGGCTGGCGGAAAAATACCGCCTGCAAGGCGTGACCCGCAGTGGCTTTGACGGCCTTGATGTCGATGTCCTCGGCGGCAAATTCAACATGACCGACGTCGCCGCCGCCATCGGCCTCGGCCAGTTTGCCCACATCGATGCAATCACCGCGCATCGGCGCGAATTGGCGCAGCACTACTTCACTTGCTTCGGCAGCGACTTTGAAGTGCAATACGGCGCTCAGCTTCCCGTTGCCGATTTCGATAACAGCAACTGGCACATGTTCCAGCTGGTGCTACCGGAACGCAAGGACGGCAAACCAGCGCGCGCCACCTTCATGGAACAGATGCAGGCGCTCGGTGTCGGCATCGGTTACCACTATCCGGCCATCCACCTGCTGAGCATGTACCGCGCACGCGGCTTCAAGGAAGGCATGTTCCCGGTCGCCGAAAAAGTCGGCCGCCTGATCGTATCGCTGCCGATGTTCAATGTCATGACCAAGAACGATGTCGAACGCTCTGTGTCCGCGGTAAAATCCGTGCTCAATAAAATAAATTCGTAA
- a CDS encoding peroxiredoxin, whose amino-acid sequence MADHPSIINMTVPDFSAAMTGEQTFKLSDYHGKNIVLYFYPKDNTPGCTTEAIQFRDLYPQFQQKNTLIFGISRDSIRSHEGFKSKLDLPFQLISDPDETLCAMFNVMKMKNMYGKQVRGIERSTFIIDAAGTLVKEWRGVKVPAHVEEVLEFVSH is encoded by the coding sequence GTGGCAGACCATCCTTCCATCATCAACATGACAGTCCCCGATTTCTCTGCCGCCATGACTGGTGAACAGACGTTCAAGTTGTCGGACTATCATGGCAAGAACATAGTGTTGTATTTTTACCCCAAGGACAACACGCCTGGCTGCACTACGGAAGCTATCCAGTTCCGCGATCTTTACCCGCAATTCCAGCAGAAAAATACGCTGATATTCGGCATTAGCCGCGACAGCATTCGCTCTCACGAAGGATTCAAGAGCAAGCTGGACCTGCCCTTCCAGCTGATTTCAGATCCCGACGAAACCTTGTGCGCCATGTTCAATGTCATGAAAATGAAAAACATGTACGGCAAGCAAGTACGCGGCATCGAGCGCAGCACGTTTATCATTGACGCCGCTGGCACATTGGTGAAAGAATGGCGTGGAGTGAAGGTGCCTGCGCATGTTGAGGAAGTATTGGAGTTTGTAAGTCATTGA
- a CDS encoding glycosyltransferase family 39 protein produces MRELHKSKTFVWLLFLLFCIVWCYMLGARTLVPTDEGRYAEMAREMVATGDWITLRLNGIKYFEKPPLQTWMNALTFELFGLGEWQARLWTGLCGLLGVVLVAFTGARVFSARIGFFAALVLGSSFLWAGLGHINTLDMGLSGMMTIALCALLLAQRSDISNSEQRNWMLLCWAGMALSVLSKGLIGLLIPGAVLVLYTLFSRDWSIWKRLHLVLGLILFFVITVPWFVLISLKNPEFPQFFFIHEQFQRFTSKIHNRYGPPYYFVPILILGIVPWLGVLFQSLWNAARESHTVSGFQPKKMLLIWSLFIFVFFSVSDSKLPSYILPIFPALALLIACHLDKASSKAITASALLLLLPAVLGLALSWKIPSLAKDAYSLPLLQAHVPWVFAASVIAFIGAVGALALARRQKEWAIVALAAAGFIGGQLLMYGHDAQGRYSAGIDMVPAINAEMTPQTTLYVVDKYEQSLPFYLRRTMTMVKHMDELEFGLTQEPQLWIPTIEAFVVKWNADAAAGKKDIAIIRPETYKQLAASGVPMRVIAQDPRRVVVANQGIAAAVAPVAPAAAAESPAPEAKAAPAEPAASASTP; encoded by the coding sequence ATGCGTGAACTGCATAAATCAAAAACTTTCGTCTGGCTGCTGTTCCTGCTGTTTTGCATCGTCTGGTGCTACATGCTCGGCGCTCGTACGCTGGTCCCCACCGATGAAGGCCGTTACGCTGAAATGGCGCGCGAGATGGTCGCCACCGGCGACTGGATTACCCTGCGATTGAACGGCATCAAATATTTCGAGAAGCCGCCGCTGCAAACCTGGATGAACGCCCTGACTTTTGAACTGTTCGGCCTGGGCGAATGGCAGGCACGCCTGTGGACCGGCCTGTGCGGCTTGCTTGGCGTGGTGCTGGTAGCATTCACCGGCGCCCGCGTGTTCTCTGCGCGCATCGGCTTTTTTGCGGCGCTGGTGCTCGGCTCCAGTTTTCTCTGGGCTGGCCTGGGCCACATCAACACGCTTGATATGGGCTTGTCCGGCATGATGACGATTGCGCTGTGTGCGCTGCTTCTTGCGCAACGCAGCGACATCAGCAACAGCGAGCAACGCAACTGGATGTTGCTGTGCTGGGCTGGCATGGCGCTCTCGGTCTTGTCGAAAGGCTTGATCGGCTTGCTGATCCCCGGCGCGGTATTGGTGCTGTACACCCTGTTTTCGCGCGACTGGTCAATCTGGAAACGCCTGCATCTGGTGCTCGGCCTGATTTTATTCTTTGTCATCACGGTGCCATGGTTCGTACTGATTTCTTTGAAGAATCCTGAATTCCCGCAGTTCTTCTTCATCCACGAACAATTCCAACGCTTTACCAGCAAGATTCACAACCGCTATGGCCCGCCCTACTACTTCGTGCCAATCCTGATCTTGGGTATCGTGCCGTGGCTCGGCGTCTTGTTCCAGAGCCTGTGGAATGCTGCGCGCGAAAGTCATACCGTATCCGGTTTCCAGCCAAAGAAAATGCTGCTGATCTGGAGCCTGTTCATTTTTGTGTTTTTCAGCGTCTCCGATTCCAAGCTGCCGTCTTACATCCTGCCGATCTTTCCTGCGCTGGCGCTGTTGATCGCCTGCCATCTGGATAAGGCCTCAAGCAAGGCGATCACCGCTTCTGCACTGCTGCTATTGTTGCCAGCAGTGCTCGGGCTGGCCTTGTCCTGGAAAATTCCTTCGCTGGCCAAGGATGCCTATTCGCTGCCGCTATTGCAAGCGCATGTACCTTGGGTATTTGCGGCCTCCGTGATCGCTTTTATCGGCGCCGTTGGGGCGTTAGCGCTGGCGCGCCGCCAGAAGGAATGGGCGATTGTGGCCCTGGCCGCTGCCGGCTTTATCGGTGGCCAGCTGCTCATGTACGGCCACGACGCGCAGGGGCGCTACTCTGCCGGCATCGACATGGTGCCAGCAATCAATGCGGAAATGACGCCGCAAACAACGCTGTACGTGGTGGACAAATATGAACAGTCACTGCCGTTCTACCTGCGTCGCACCATGACCATGGTCAAGCATATGGATGAACTGGAGTTCGGTCTGACGCAAGAGCCGCAATTATGGATTCCGACGATCGAAGCCTTTGTCGTCAAATGGAATGCGGATGCTGCGGCCGGCAAGAAAGACATTGCCATCATTCGTCCGGAAACGTACAAGCAACTGGCAGCGAGTGGTGTGCCGATGCGGGTCATCGCCCAGGATCCACGCCGGGTGGTAGTGGCTAACCAGGGCATTGCTGCGGCTGTCGCGCCGGTTGCTCCTGCGGCGGCGGCCGAATCGCCAGCTCCCGAAGCTAAAGCGGCGCCTGCAGAGCCTGCTGCAAGCGCCTCCACACCCTGA
- a CDS encoding PhoH family protein produces the protein MPLPKLPTKPAALLSVQDYPKAEAGKAVKPRIAVVEPITRNKEIAPQARDKAAKPAVKPVESRRTDKAPTEKSRAPANSSTDKAIKPAEGHIRPKSSTSRAADKSGVTKLFVLDTNVLMHDPSSLFRFEEHDIYLPMVTLEELDNHKKGMSEVARNARQVSRSLDALVGDIGDDQIDHGIPLSKLGNKDAKGRLFFQTKLQNADLPEGLPVGKADNQILGVVRGLEAETPGRPVVLVSKDINMRIKARAMGLPAEDYFNDHVLEDTDLLYSGIQQLPDDFWIKHGKGIESWQENKHGTGYTFYRLSGPLVPTLLVNQFVFIEPKNGEPAFYGQVTQINGKTAVLQTLRDYGHAKNSVWGITARNREQNFALNLLMNPDCDFVTLLGQAGTGKTLLALAAGLAQVLETKTYNEIIVTRVTVPVGEDIGFLPGTEEEKMGPWMGAFDDNLEVLNKSDSDAGEWGRAATQDLIRSRIKIKSLNFMRGRTFVNKFLIIDEAQNLTPKQMKTLVTRAGPGTKIICLGNIAQIDTPYLTEGSSGLTYVVDRFKGWSHSGHVTLARGERSRLADHASDVL, from the coding sequence ATGCCCCTACCAAAATTACCGACCAAACCCGCTGCTTTACTGTCCGTTCAAGATTATCCAAAAGCGGAAGCCGGCAAAGCCGTCAAACCACGTATCGCCGTAGTTGAACCGATTACCCGTAACAAAGAAATTGCACCGCAAGCTAGAGACAAGGCAGCAAAACCAGCAGTCAAACCGGTAGAAAGCCGTAGAACCGACAAGGCTCCCACAGAGAAATCACGTGCGCCAGCTAACTCGTCTACCGACAAAGCGATAAAGCCTGCCGAAGGCCATATCCGCCCGAAATCGAGCACCAGCCGCGCCGCCGACAAATCCGGCGTGACCAAGCTGTTCGTGCTGGACACCAACGTGCTGATGCATGACCCGAGCTCGCTGTTCCGCTTTGAAGAGCACGATATCTATCTGCCGATGGTGACCCTGGAAGAACTGGACAATCACAAAAAAGGCATGTCGGAAGTCGCGCGCAATGCCCGTCAGGTTTCGCGTTCGCTGGACGCGCTGGTGGGCGATATTGGCGACGACCAGATCGACCATGGCATTCCTTTGTCAAAACTTGGCAACAAGGATGCCAAGGGCCGTTTGTTCTTCCAGACCAAGCTGCAAAACGCCGATCTGCCGGAAGGCCTGCCAGTCGGCAAAGCCGATAACCAGATTCTCGGCGTAGTACGCGGCCTGGAAGCTGAAACCCCGGGCCGCCCGGTAGTGCTGGTGTCGAAAGACATCAACATGCGCATCAAGGCGCGCGCCATGGGCTTGCCGGCGGAAGACTATTTCAATGACCATGTACTGGAAGATACCGACCTGCTGTATTCGGGTATCCAGCAATTGCCGGACGATTTCTGGATCAAGCATGGCAAGGGCATTGAATCCTGGCAAGAAAACAAGCATGGCACTGGTTATACCTTCTATCGCCTGAGCGGACCGCTAGTGCCGACCTTGCTGGTCAACCAGTTCGTTTTCATCGAACCGAAAAACGGCGAACCGGCGTTCTACGGACAAGTCACGCAGATCAACGGCAAGACCGCAGTCCTGCAAACCCTACGCGACTATGGTCATGCCAAGAACAGCGTATGGGGCATTACTGCCCGTAACCGCGAGCAGAACTTCGCACTCAACCTGCTGATGAATCCTGACTGCGATTTCGTCACCCTGCTGGGCCAGGCCGGTACCGGCAAAACCCTGCTGGCACTGGCGGCGGGCTTGGCGCAGGTGTTGGAAACCAAGACTTACAACGAAATCATCGTGACCCGCGTTACGGTGCCTGTCGGTGAAGACATCGGTTTCCTGCCGGGTACCGAAGAAGAGAAGATGGGGCCGTGGATGGGCGCCTTCGACGACAATCTGGAAGTGCTCAACAAATCAGATTCCGATGCCGGCGAATGGGGTCGCGCCGCCACCCAGGACCTGATTCGTTCGCGCATCAAGATCAAGTCGCTCAACTTCATGCGAGGCCGCACCTTCGTCAACAAGTTCCTGATCATCGACGAAGCGCAAAACCTGACGCCCAAGCAAATGAAGACGCTGGTCACACGTGCCGGTCCGGGCACCAAGATCATCTGCCTGGGTAACATTGCGCAGATCGATACGCCGTACCTGACCGAAGGCTCGAGCGGCCTGACCTACGTGGTCGATCGCTTCAAAGGCTGGTCGCATAGCGGTCACGTAACATTGGCGCGCGGCGAACGTTCACGTTTGGCTGACCATGCCAGCGACGTGCTGTAA
- a CDS encoding EamA family transporter, with amino-acid sequence MNLTTFAFILTGVCLNALAQLLLKAGTNAVGVISLTPQNWLSVGIKLATQLPILGGLTCYVISVVVWIIGLSRVDVTIAYPMLSMGYIISAVGAWYFLGEQISAQRLIAIGVIIVGVVLLTRS; translated from the coding sequence ATGAATCTCACGACATTTGCTTTCATCCTCACCGGCGTCTGCCTCAACGCCTTGGCACAACTCCTGCTGAAGGCCGGCACCAATGCGGTCGGCGTCATCAGTCTGACGCCGCAAAACTGGCTTTCCGTCGGCATCAAACTGGCCACCCAGTTGCCGATCCTGGGCGGCCTGACGTGCTACGTTATTTCGGTGGTGGTCTGGATTATCGGCCTGTCGCGGGTTGATGTCACGATTGCCTATCCGATGCTGTCAATGGGCTACATCATCAGCGCCGTCGGCGCCTGGTACTTCCTGGGCGAACAGATTTCCGCCCAGCGCCTGATAGCTATCGGTGTGATCATTGTCGGCGTAGTATTGCTGACTCGCAGCTAA
- a CDS encoding bifunctional UDP-4-keto-pentose/UDP-xylose synthase gives MKKVLILGVNGFIGHHLSKRILETTDWHVYGMDMMTDRIRDLLDNEEYKSRMHFFEGDITINKEWVEYHVKKCDVILPLVAIATPSTYVKQPLRVFELDFEANLPIVRSAAKYGKHLVFPSTSEVYGMCHDEEFDPEQSELICGPINKPRWIYSCAKQLMDRVIWGYGMEEGLNFTLFRPFNWIGAGLDSIHTPKEGSSRVVTQFFGHIVRGENISLVDGGQQKRAFTYIDDGIDALIKIIANKDGVASGKIYNIGNPVNNYSIRDLADMMLKLAAEYPEYADSAKKVKLVETTSAAYYGKGYQDVQNRVPKITNTCDELQWQPTTTMADTLRNIFDAYRGQVAEARALMD, from the coding sequence ATGAAAAAAGTCCTCATCCTCGGCGTCAACGGCTTCATCGGCCATCACCTGTCCAAGCGCATCCTGGAAACCACCGATTGGCACGTCTACGGCATGGACATGATGACCGACCGTATCCGCGATCTGCTTGACAATGAAGAATATAAGTCACGCATGCACTTCTTCGAGGGCGACATCACCATCAACAAGGAATGGGTCGAATACCACGTCAAGAAGTGCGACGTGATCCTGCCGCTGGTGGCGATCGCAACACCGTCGACCTACGTCAAGCAACCGCTGCGCGTATTCGAGCTGGACTTTGAAGCCAATTTGCCTATCGTCCGTTCCGCCGCCAAATACGGCAAGCACCTGGTGTTCCCGTCAACGTCGGAAGTCTACGGCATGTGCCATGACGAAGAGTTCGACCCTGAGCAATCGGAATTGATTTGCGGTCCAATCAACAAGCCGCGCTGGATCTACTCTTGCGCCAAGCAACTGATGGACCGTGTGATCTGGGGCTACGGCATGGAAGAAGGCTTGAACTTCACCTTGTTCCGTCCATTCAACTGGATCGGCGCTGGCCTCGATTCGATCCACACACCGAAGGAAGGCAGCTCACGCGTCGTGACCCAGTTCTTCGGCCACATCGTGCGCGGCGAAAACATTTCGCTGGTCGACGGCGGCCAGCAAAAACGTGCCTTCACTTACATCGACGACGGTATCGATGCACTGATCAAGATCATCGCCAATAAAGACGGCGTCGCCAGCGGCAAGATCTACAACATCGGTAATCCGGTGAACAACTATTCGATCCGCGACCTGGCCGACATGATGTTGAAACTGGCTGCTGAATACCCTGAGTACGCCGACTCGGCAAAGAAGGTCAAGCTGGTCGAGACCACTTCCGCCGCTTACTACGGCAAAGGTTATCAAGACGTGCAAAACCGCGTGCCGAAAATCACGAACACTTGCGACGAACTTCAATGGCAGCCGACCACGACCATGGCTGACACCTTGCGCAATATATTCGACGCGTACCGCGGCCAGGTGGCTGAAGCACGCGCCTTGATGGACTAA
- a CDS encoding polysaccharide deacetylase family protein, translated as MPLLTLKIDADTYRGTREGVPNLVRLLSKYQARATFLFSLGYDHTGWALKQVFRPGFFQKVSRTSVVEHYGLKTLMYGVLLPAPDIGKTCAKYMQAVSNAGFECGIHTWDHRVWQDHVRQRDAAWTSQQMQRSFDRFSQIFGRPPKTHGAAGWQMNPYAFEQLEKFGMAYASDGRAMLTEDGALADQTAGPHRLQVNGKTLACIQLPTTLPTLDELLGRSFNGIELTPANIAAHILALTATPRDHVFTLHAELEGQKLAPIFEQLLQGWQEQGYDLVSMEDYFHHIKDQALPTAPLTWAELPGRSGEMIMQPS; from the coding sequence TTGCCTCTCCTCACCCTCAAAATCGACGCCGACACCTATCGCGGCACCCGTGAAGGGGTACCTAACCTGGTGCGCCTGCTGAGCAAATACCAGGCGCGCGCCACCTTTCTCTTTTCGCTCGGCTACGACCACACCGGCTGGGCGTTGAAACAGGTATTCCGTCCAGGGTTCTTCCAGAAAGTATCGCGCACTTCGGTAGTCGAACATTACGGTCTCAAGACCCTGATGTACGGTGTGCTGCTGCCAGCACCGGATATCGGCAAGACTTGCGCAAAATATATGCAGGCAGTGAGCAATGCCGGTTTTGAGTGCGGTATCCATACCTGGGATCACCGCGTCTGGCAGGACCATGTGCGGCAGCGCGACGCCGCCTGGACCAGTCAGCAGATGCAGCGCTCGTTCGACCGTTTCAGCCAGATTTTCGGCCGGCCGCCGAAAACCCATGGCGCCGCCGGCTGGCAGATGAATCCCTACGCCTTCGAGCAGCTGGAAAAATTCGGCATGGCCTATGCTTCCGACGGCCGCGCCATGCTGACCGAAGATGGCGCACTGGCCGACCAAACGGCAGGGCCGCATCGCTTGCAGGTCAACGGCAAGACGCTGGCATGTATCCAGTTACCGACGACACTGCCGACGCTGGACGAGTTGCTTGGCCGGAGTTTCAACGGCATTGAGCTGACGCCGGCGAATATTGCCGCTCACATCCTGGCGCTGACAGCCACGCCGCGCGATCATGTATTTACTCTGCACGCAGAGCTTGAAGGGCAAAAACTCGCCCCCATATTTGAGCAGTTGCTGCAGGGCTGGCAGGAGCAAGGCTACGATCTGGTCTCGATGGAAGATTATTTTCACCACATCAAGGACCAGGCTTTACCGACAGCGCCTCTCACCTGGGCGGAGTTGCCGGGACGCTCCGGTGAAATGATCATGCAGCCAAGTTGA